In Nitrospira sp., one genomic interval encodes:
- a CDS encoding helix-turn-helix domain-containing protein — MVPSTKLITIREAANRLGLKESTIRKYILKRQIAYVKPSVRAVRIPIEELERILAAGLRPVIPQPEGAR, encoded by the coding sequence ATGGTCCCCAGTACAAAATTGATCACCATTCGAGAAGCCGCGAACCGGTTAGGGCTCAAGGAAAGCACAATCAGGAAGTACATCCTGAAGCGGCAGATTGCCTATGTGAAGCCGTCGGTGCGAGCGGTGCGGATTCCCATTGAGGAATTGGAACGGATTCTGGCTGCCGGCCTCAGGCCGGTAATTCCCCAGCCGGAAGGTGCCCGATGA
- a CDS encoding shikimate kinase codes for MNIVLIGYRGTGKSTVGKALARRLHRQVVSTDAEIIKHAGLSVPDLVRQFGWSHFRDLETAVCREVAARDGLIIDTGGGAILRPENVEALRHGGTLVWLTASVETIIQRIGGDTQRPSLTGTKSFTEEIRDVLAERTPKYQAAADIVIQTDGLSTADVAEQILDRLSKKADP; via the coding sequence ATGAACATCGTATTGATCGGCTATCGCGGAACCGGAAAGAGCACGGTCGGCAAGGCCTTGGCCCGTCGCCTCCACCGTCAGGTCGTTTCGACCGATGCCGAAATCATCAAGCACGCGGGGCTCTCTGTCCCTGACCTCGTCAGACAGTTTGGCTGGTCTCACTTTCGAGACCTTGAAACGGCTGTGTGTCGCGAGGTGGCCGCACGTGACGGGCTGATCATCGATACCGGTGGCGGGGCCATTTTGCGCCCTGAAAATGTGGAGGCGCTACGGCATGGCGGGACCCTCGTATGGTTGACCGCCTCCGTGGAGACCATCATCCAGCGGATCGGTGGCGATACCCAGCGGCCCTCCCTCACGGGTACCAAGTCTTTCACCGAGGAAATCCGTGACGTACTGGCCGAGCGTACGCCCAAGTACCAGGCGGCGGCCGATATCGTGATACAGACCGACGGGCTCTCGACGGCCGATGTCGCGGAGCAAATCCTCGACCGGCTGTCGAAGAAGGCCGATCCTTGA
- a CDS encoding shikimate dehydrogenase yields the protein MEITPQTQWCGILGNPVEHSLSPAIHNAAFQKAGLNLVYLAFRVESIGEALKGVRALGNARGFSVTIPHKVAAIPFLDEVEPTAKHIGAINTIVVEDGKLKGYNTDASGALRALKEGGAFLDGHRVLILGSGGAARAIAFALATGAGIAGLTLLGIDESERQKLVKDLREKTSVPVEEGPLTLDTLRNWVPHVRTVIHCTPVGMYPHMDESCIPTNLFRPELTVMDIVYNPRETKLLREAKGAGCRTIPGLEMFLNQAVLQFELWTKQPAPVEVMRQVLESRFQP from the coding sequence ATGGAGATCACGCCTCAGACCCAATGGTGCGGTATTCTCGGCAATCCGGTGGAGCATTCACTCTCGCCGGCCATTCATAACGCGGCTTTTCAAAAAGCCGGCCTGAACCTGGTCTACTTGGCATTTCGTGTGGAGTCCATCGGTGAGGCGTTGAAGGGCGTGCGCGCATTGGGGAATGCACGCGGCTTCAGCGTGACGATTCCGCACAAGGTGGCCGCTATTCCCTTTCTGGATGAGGTGGAGCCGACGGCCAAACACATCGGGGCCATCAACACCATTGTGGTCGAAGACGGAAAGTTGAAGGGGTATAACACCGATGCCTCCGGCGCCTTACGAGCGCTCAAAGAGGGAGGCGCCTTCCTGGACGGGCACCGGGTCTTGATTCTGGGGTCTGGGGGCGCAGCCAGGGCCATCGCCTTTGCGTTGGCGACGGGGGCCGGGATCGCCGGCTTGACCCTCCTTGGAATCGACGAATCCGAACGGCAGAAGCTGGTGAAGGATTTGCGCGAGAAGACTTCCGTGCCGGTGGAAGAGGGGCCGCTGACCCTCGACACGCTCCGCAACTGGGTGCCGCATGTGCGCACGGTCATTCACTGTACGCCGGTGGGTATGTACCCGCATATGGACGAGTCCTGCATCCCGACCAACCTGTTTCGTCCCGAGTTGACGGTCATGGATATCGTATATAACCCCCGCGAAACGAAGTTGCTGCGGGAAGCCAAAGGGGCAGGCTGCCGTACGATTCCGGGATTGGAGATGTTTCTCAACCAGGCTGTGCTGCAGTTTGAACTCTGGACGAAGCAGCCTGCCCCGGTCGAGGTGATGCGGCAGGTATTGGAGTCGCGTTTCCAGCCATGA
- a CDS encoding SDR family oxidoreductase yields MNRLQGKVAIITGGNAGIGEAIAKLFAEEGASVVVTGRRQDELDRVVKGIGVNGGRAWAVAGSVTDEAHVREVVAQTVRTFGKLHILVNNAGIGDFGKRVHETDDATWMNVVDINLTGVFRMSRAAVPEIMKAGGGAIINISTVASLVGIRGLPAYAASKGGLDALTRAMAVDYAPDNIRCNVVNPGLIDTPMAAPLMADPTSLEPILAHYAIRRPGKPEEVAKLVLYLASDDATWVTGATFPIDGGMTIFKG; encoded by the coding sequence ATGAATCGGTTGCAGGGAAAAGTCGCGATCATTACGGGGGGCAATGCGGGCATCGGCGAGGCCATCGCGAAGCTGTTTGCCGAGGAGGGCGCTTCGGTCGTGGTCACAGGGCGTCGTCAAGACGAGTTGGATCGAGTGGTGAAGGGCATCGGCGTGAACGGCGGGCGGGCCTGGGCAGTGGCCGGTTCAGTGACGGACGAGGCTCATGTCCGCGAGGTGGTCGCGCAAACCGTTCGGACCTTCGGGAAGCTGCACATCCTGGTGAACAATGCCGGGATCGGCGATTTCGGCAAGCGCGTCCATGAGACCGACGACGCGACCTGGATGAACGTGGTGGACATCAACTTGACAGGCGTCTTTCGGATGAGCCGTGCGGCCGTCCCCGAAATCATGAAGGCGGGAGGCGGTGCGATCATTAACATCTCCACCGTGGCCAGCCTTGTCGGAATTCGCGGGTTACCGGCGTATGCCGCGTCGAAGGGGGGCTTGGACGCCTTGACCAGGGCGATGGCGGTGGATTACGCCCCGGACAACATTCGCTGCAACGTGGTGAACCCCGGCTTGATCGATACCCCCATGGCGGCACCCTTGATGGCCGATCCTACCAGCTTGGAGCCGATTCTCGCCCATTACGCCATTCGACGTCCCGGGAAACCTGAGGAGGTTGCGAAGTTGGTGCTCTATCTGGCTTCCGACGATGCCACCTGGGTCACTGGTGCGACCTTTCCGATCGACGGCGGCATGACGATTTTTAAAGGGTGA
- a CDS encoding sigma-70 family RNA polymerase sigma factor: protein MNDSLLSQDDTEPTATVAVDLDADDAEASDLLDSIAQDDHEETKAEDPAPERVARSASAPFLLESLYFRSFGERRLLERDEEIALAKQIDLGTRQIRQVLQQITKACASFKGTEATDASLLTLKTVRRLSGLSATALNQAEQAIAQLQSVAERGGKAGASMRKELDAGLTRLQASRSILETAKDELVRCNLRLVVDVAKHYTGRGLTLLDLVQEGNIGLMKAAERYQYRKGFKFSTYATWWIRQGITRSLADQSRTIRIPVHQTEASNRILRASRRLVQQLGRQPRLEEVAFSMRMRPDRLHETIQAFQEPVALEHRVGDGGTELGELLPDQQAVPPDAHVNRTELTREMNRILSTLTPREQTVIRLRFGIGEDYARTLEQVGQHLSVTRERIRQIEAKALKKLKTPMVKEMFAAIK from the coding sequence ATGAACGATTCTCTGTTGAGTCAGGATGATACAGAACCAACGGCGACCGTAGCGGTTGACCTCGATGCCGATGATGCCGAAGCCAGCGATTTGCTGGATTCCATCGCCCAGGACGATCACGAGGAAACCAAGGCGGAAGACCCAGCGCCGGAAAGGGTAGCGCGGTCGGCTTCGGCGCCGTTCTTGCTGGAGTCGTTATATTTCCGTTCATTCGGCGAGCGACGTCTCTTGGAGCGCGACGAAGAAATCGCCCTGGCGAAACAAATCGATCTGGGTACGCGCCAAATCCGCCAGGTGTTGCAACAGATCACAAAGGCCTGCGCCTCGTTCAAGGGCACGGAGGCCACGGATGCAAGCTTGCTGACCCTGAAAACCGTACGACGGCTCAGCGGGCTGTCCGCCACCGCGCTCAATCAGGCGGAACAGGCCATCGCACAGTTGCAGAGCGTGGCCGAGCGAGGCGGCAAGGCTGGGGCCTCGATGAGAAAGGAACTCGACGCCGGACTCACCCGGTTGCAGGCGTCTCGATCCATTCTCGAAACCGCGAAGGACGAGCTGGTGCGCTGCAACCTGCGCCTGGTGGTGGATGTGGCCAAGCACTACACCGGCCGAGGGCTGACGCTGCTCGACTTGGTGCAGGAAGGCAACATCGGGTTGATGAAAGCGGCTGAGCGGTATCAATACCGTAAGGGATTCAAATTCAGCACCTACGCGACCTGGTGGATTCGCCAGGGGATTACTCGTTCCTTGGCCGACCAATCCAGGACCATCAGGATTCCCGTCCACCAGACGGAAGCCTCCAACCGCATTCTGCGGGCATCCCGACGCCTCGTTCAACAATTGGGTCGCCAGCCCCGTTTGGAAGAAGTGGCCTTCAGCATGCGGATGCGACCGGATCGGCTGCATGAAACGATTCAGGCATTTCAAGAGCCGGTGGCCTTGGAGCACCGAGTGGGTGACGGCGGCACGGAATTGGGCGAATTGCTCCCGGACCAACAGGCAGTCCCACCGGATGCCCACGTGAACCGAACGGAGCTGACACGCGAGATGAATCGAATTCTCAGCACCCTGACCCCTCGTGAGCAGACGGTCATTCGGCTTCGATTCGGGATCGGCGAGGATTATGCCCGCACATTGGAGCAGGTCGGTCAACACCTGTCGGTCACGAGGGAACGGATTCGGCAGATCGAGGCCAAGGCGCTCAAGAAGCTGAAAACACCGATGGTGAAGGAGATGTTCGCCGCCATCAAGTAA
- a CDS encoding trypsin-like peptidase domain-containing protein, with amino-acid sequence MTIALLLLTVPRAGSCETPMGEEALKELSVPAVVAKVRPSVVTVLTRGIPPGGSQHGAPSGSGSGVIIDVGGYILTNNHLVQGMTSVVVGLSTGRLTPGRVVARDFLLDLALIRITAPDLVPAEFSRRTTFDIGETAIAIGNPLALKGGSTVTVGVISALDRSVLTPEGETLYDLLQTDAAINPGNSGGPLVDRFGQVIGINVAIAPSAQAISYAIAMDAITPHIQSMIDRGAVSRPDLGLVPVTVTPSVAASFDLESDRGILALQVDAGKPAGQAGLQSGDVVSAIDGRQIFNIGDFWHAVARAGEQMTFQIAAQGKTGTNTITVPRPPSSRP; translated from the coding sequence ATGACGATTGCCCTCCTTCTCCTGACCGTTCCACGCGCCGGTTCGTGCGAGACGCCCATGGGCGAGGAGGCCCTGAAGGAGTTGTCCGTCCCCGCGGTGGTAGCCAAAGTTAGACCCTCCGTCGTCACGGTGCTCACCCGCGGGATTCCGCCCGGCGGTTCCCAACATGGCGCTCCATCCGGTTCCGGCTCGGGAGTCATCATCGATGTCGGCGGGTACATTCTCACGAACAATCATTTGGTACAGGGCATGACCAGCGTTGTCGTGGGACTCTCCACCGGCCGGCTGACACCTGGACGCGTCGTCGCCCGCGACTTCCTGCTCGACCTTGCGTTGATCAGAATCACCGCACCGGACCTGGTGCCGGCTGAATTTTCACGACGGACGACGTTTGACATCGGGGAAACGGCCATCGCGATCGGCAATCCGCTCGCCTTGAAAGGCGGCTCGACCGTGACGGTTGGGGTCATCAGCGCGCTCGACCGATCGGTGCTGACGCCGGAGGGAGAAACTCTGTACGATCTTCTCCAGACCGATGCAGCCATCAATCCTGGCAATAGCGGCGGCCCGCTGGTCGATCGGTTCGGGCAGGTCATCGGCATCAACGTGGCCATCGCGCCCTCCGCCCAGGCCATCAGTTATGCCATCGCCATGGACGCCATCACCCCACACATTCAATCGATGATCGACCGGGGAGCCGTGTCTCGCCCGGACTTGGGCCTGGTTCCGGTGACCGTGACGCCCAGCGTTGCTGCTAGTTTCGATTTGGAAAGCGATCGCGGCATCCTGGCACTCCAGGTCGACGCCGGGAAACCGGCCGGACAAGCCGGACTGCAATCCGGCGACGTCGTCAGCGCAATCGACGGGCGTCAAATTTTTAATATCGGTGATTTCTGGCACGCGGTGGCGCGCGCCGGCGAGCAGATGACGTTTCAGATTGCCGCGCAGGGGAAGACCGGCACCAATACCATCACCGTTCCGCGTCCTCCGTCCTCACGGCCCTAA
- the lipB gene encoding lipoyl(octanoyl) transferase LipB has product MGQEHFAQDQLLAVRRGTVCFCGCLHYEDAWNLQRAWQVERAADRCPDLLLLLEHFPVYTAGRTTKPHHWAGDERLARQTGIPVLRTERGGSITYHGPGQLVGYPILRLTDHCAGPKAYVRRLEEVLITTLAEWGILAHRCEGLPGVWVGVEPSAKIASIGVRISHGVTTHGFALNVSLDLTPFSHIVPCGIADCRVTSMAMLLDEAPDYAAVQERLAANFADRFHLTWSERLTPQTLVASRSAPTPPLALASHTDDQSQGASQ; this is encoded by the coding sequence ATGGGACAGGAGCACTTCGCACAGGATCAGCTCTTGGCCGTTCGACGGGGCACGGTCTGTTTCTGCGGCTGCCTCCACTATGAGGATGCGTGGAACCTCCAGCGCGCCTGGCAGGTCGAGCGAGCCGCCGACCGTTGCCCCGACCTCTTGTTGCTGCTCGAACATTTTCCGGTCTATACGGCCGGCCGCACCACCAAGCCGCACCACTGGGCCGGCGATGAAAGGCTCGCACGACAAACCGGCATTCCCGTCTTACGCACCGAACGTGGAGGATCGATCACCTACCATGGACCAGGCCAGCTCGTGGGCTATCCCATTCTCCGGCTGACCGACCATTGTGCCGGCCCCAAAGCCTATGTGCGTCGACTGGAAGAGGTCCTCATCACTACCCTGGCTGAATGGGGCATCCTTGCGCACCGATGCGAGGGGTTACCGGGGGTCTGGGTCGGAGTCGAGCCCTCGGCCAAGATTGCGTCGATCGGCGTGCGCATTTCCCATGGCGTCACCACCCATGGGTTTGCCCTGAATGTCTCTCTGGACCTGACTCCGTTCTCTCACATTGTGCCCTGTGGCATTGCCGACTGTCGGGTAACGTCGATGGCCATGCTCCTGGATGAGGCTCCCGATTACGCCGCCGTCCAGGAACGCCTCGCAGCCAACTTTGCCGATCGATTCCATCTGACGTGGTCGGAGCGGCTGACTCCCCAGACCCTCGTCGCCTCCCGTTCGGCCCCGACACCGCCTCTCGCATTGGCCTCTCACACCGACGATCAGTCGCAAGGAGCTTCCCAATGA
- a CDS encoding Glu/Leu/Phe/Val dehydrogenase, whose translation MNELDTHTFRLAVAQFNQAADAMHLDDNLRQRLTLPQRSLLVSVPVRMDDGRVEVFTGYRVQHDTARGPSKGGIRYHPAVTLGEVAALAMWMTWKCALADLPYGGAKGGVKVDPKQLTRGELQRLTRRYAAEIFPLIGPDKDVPAPDVGTDQQVMAWIMDTYSQQVGYAVQGVVTGKPLSIGGSLGREEATGRGVVYVTLEALRHLKVDIANATVAIQGFGNVGSHTALIMHQAGARVVAVSDVTGGLYNPKGLDVPELLRRYREHRRPLREIPLGESLTNEELLRLDCTVLVPAALSEQITQANAAALRCRILAEGANGPTTLEADRILTDKGVFIIPDILANSGGVIVSYFEWVQDVQRFFWKAKDIQDRLQDLITNAFHRTLQFSIEKRTTMRMAALMSGIDKVAQAHLQRGLYP comes from the coding sequence ATGAACGAACTTGATACCCACACGTTCCGGCTTGCCGTCGCCCAATTCAACCAGGCGGCCGACGCCATGCACCTCGACGACAACTTGCGGCAACGCCTCACCTTGCCGCAGCGATCGTTGCTGGTCAGCGTACCGGTCCGCATGGACGACGGGCGCGTGGAGGTGTTCACCGGTTACCGCGTTCAACACGATACGGCGCGCGGCCCCTCGAAGGGCGGGATCCGATACCACCCGGCCGTCACCCTCGGAGAAGTCGCCGCGCTCGCCATGTGGATGACCTGGAAGTGCGCACTGGCCGACCTCCCCTACGGCGGCGCCAAGGGCGGGGTGAAGGTCGACCCTAAACAGCTCACCCGCGGCGAATTGCAGCGCCTGACCAGGCGCTATGCCGCGGAGATCTTTCCCCTGATCGGTCCGGATAAGGATGTCCCGGCCCCCGATGTGGGAACCGATCAGCAGGTGATGGCTTGGATCATGGACACGTACAGTCAACAGGTGGGATATGCCGTGCAGGGCGTGGTGACGGGCAAACCCTTGTCGATCGGTGGCAGTCTCGGGCGCGAGGAGGCGACGGGACGCGGGGTGGTGTATGTCACGCTGGAAGCACTTCGTCACCTGAAGGTGGATATCGCGAACGCGACGGTCGCCATTCAAGGATTTGGAAACGTCGGGTCTCACACGGCCTTGATCATGCATCAGGCCGGAGCGCGTGTCGTGGCGGTCAGCGACGTCACGGGCGGCCTCTACAACCCAAAGGGTCTGGACGTGCCGGAGTTGCTTCGGCGCTATCGAGAGCACCGTCGGCCACTCCGTGAGATCCCATTAGGTGAGTCTCTGACCAACGAAGAACTCCTCCGGTTGGACTGCACAGTCCTCGTTCCCGCGGCACTGTCCGAGCAAATCACGCAAGCGAACGCCGCCGCGCTACGCTGCCGTATCCTTGCGGAAGGCGCCAATGGTCCGACCACCCTCGAAGCCGACCGCATCTTGACCGACAAGGGTGTGTTCATCATTCCCGACATTTTGGCGAATTCGGGAGGGGTCATCGTGTCTTATTTCGAGTGGGTCCAAGACGTCCAGCGGTTCTTCTGGAAGGCCAAAGACATTCAAGACCGCCTGCAAGACCTGATTACCAACGCCTTCCACCGCACCCTGCAGTTCTCTATCGAGAAACGGACCACCATGCGGATGGCGGCCTTGATGTCCGGTATCGACAAGGTGGCGCAGGCACACTTGCAGCGGGGCTTGTATCCGTGA
- a CDS encoding group 1 truncated hemoglobin, producing the protein MVRKYWGVGMIGMAVLVTAVGCADTGGQAGKEASVVGHAATKSLYARLGGKPAITAVIDQFVANVAADSRINARFATTDIPKLKGHLVDQVCSATGGPCIYTGRDMKQTHAGMHISSADFESLVQDLVAALDHFKVPAAEKNELLGLLGPMKADIAEVP; encoded by the coding sequence ATGGTGAGGAAGTATTGGGGCGTCGGTATGATCGGGATGGCCGTCTTGGTGACGGCGGTCGGCTGTGCAGACACAGGAGGACAAGCCGGCAAAGAGGCATCAGTTGTCGGCCATGCTGCGACGAAGTCGCTCTATGCGCGGCTGGGAGGAAAACCGGCCATCACGGCAGTGATCGATCAATTCGTAGCCAATGTGGCTGCCGATAGCCGGATCAACGCGCGGTTTGCCACCACGGACATTCCGAAGCTGAAGGGCCACCTGGTCGATCAGGTTTGTTCGGCGACCGGGGGGCCTTGCATCTACACCGGGCGCGATATGAAGCAAACGCATGCCGGTATGCACATCAGCTCAGCGGATTTCGAGTCGTTGGTCCAAGACCTTGTCGCCGCGCTCGATCATTTCAAGGTGCCTGCCGCGGAGAAAAATGAACTCCTGGGGCTCCTTGGGCCGATGAAGGCGGATATCGCCGAGGTTCCGTAA
- a CDS encoding LysR family transcriptional regulator has translation MILLAEAGMELRQIQYFMAVAVHQNFTRAAEQVHVSQPSLSVQVAGLERELGTRLFDRLGRTVVLTQAGELFRPHAERILREVDQATQAVQELTGSQRGRLVIGTLSTVNSYLIPPLVSRFKRQFPFVHLQVHAQPSSDIVNGLFANRLDMGICLLPLDDPRLTVIPLFEERLALVAPPHMAIGRPRTRMQDLTQLPLVLMPVDYCLRKMVEAECAKVGVLPNVVLEMSSPEGILQAVAEGTGATILPELYVRARLSGTALQLIELYDPTPRHVVGLAYLSKRHRSQAAESFAQLCQDTMKELQAHPPRARTTPLRAR, from the coding sequence ATGATTCTTCTCGCTGAGGCAGGCATGGAATTGCGGCAAATCCAGTATTTCATGGCGGTGGCGGTGCATCAAAATTTTACGCGCGCGGCCGAGCAGGTCCATGTCTCCCAACCATCGCTGTCCGTGCAGGTCGCAGGACTCGAACGAGAATTAGGCACTCGTCTGTTCGACCGGCTCGGGCGAACGGTCGTCCTCACCCAGGCCGGTGAGTTGTTCCGCCCCCATGCAGAGCGCATTTTACGGGAGGTGGACCAGGCGACCCAGGCCGTACAGGAGCTGACTGGTTCTCAACGCGGTCGATTGGTTATCGGGACGCTCTCTACCGTGAACTCTTACTTAATCCCACCGCTTGTGTCCCGGTTCAAACGACAGTTTCCGTTCGTGCACCTTCAAGTGCACGCCCAGCCGTCATCGGACATCGTCAACGGCCTCTTCGCCAACCGGTTGGACATGGGAATCTGCCTATTACCCCTCGATGATCCCCGACTGACCGTCATTCCGCTCTTCGAGGAACGACTCGCCCTTGTCGCTCCGCCCCACATGGCCATTGGGAGGCCGCGCACTCGGATGCAAGATCTGACACAACTTCCCCTCGTGCTGATGCCCGTGGACTATTGCCTGCGGAAGATGGTGGAAGCCGAATGTGCGAAGGTAGGAGTGCTGCCGAACGTGGTACTCGAAATGAGTTCGCCCGAAGGAATTCTGCAGGCGGTGGCAGAGGGGACCGGCGCGACGATCTTACCCGAACTGTACGTTCGCGCGCGACTCTCCGGAACGGCCCTTCAATTGATCGAACTGTACGACCCGACTCCGCGCCACGTCGTGGGTCTCGCTTACCTGTCAAAACGACACCGCAGCCAGGCGGCTGAATCTTTCGCCCAACTCTGCCAAGACACCATGAAGGAGTTACAAGCGCATCCCCCTCGCGCCCGAACAACGCCCCTTCGTGCTCGATAA
- a CDS encoding D-alanyl-D-alanine carboxypeptidase, with product MHAMNDRHRFLSLCTAALLVFLSSIWCGPASAVDTDADDEVITVPFDPKPLPSNKQAHHSLRWRRVPAHSILLKELKTGETLYRFESEKRLSPASLTKIMSALVILEYGHLDDEVTISPKAARAHKTHLRLRTGQIFRLEDLLKAMLIMSANDACLAASEHVGGDEERFVDLMNAKAAALGLHNTHFSNACGFDAPEHYSTAEDLAKLSEVALHDPVFKDLVREEREIIMPINEHRAYVLRTTNRLLGRIPGVQGVKTGFTSKAGRCLIAKVSQDGSDLLLVILNSKRRWNTATSLINYGLRLSYSRTGMPR from the coding sequence ATGCACGCGATGAACGACCGGCACCGGTTCCTGTCACTCTGTACCGCCGCGCTGCTTGTGTTCCTTTCGTCCATCTGGTGCGGTCCGGCGAGTGCGGTGGACACCGACGCCGATGATGAAGTCATCACCGTTCCGTTCGACCCAAAGCCCCTTCCGTCAAACAAGCAAGCTCATCATAGCCTCCGGTGGCGGCGGGTCCCTGCGCACAGCATTCTGCTCAAAGAACTAAAAACGGGAGAAACCCTCTATCGATTTGAGAGTGAAAAGCGCCTGTCGCCTGCCAGCTTGACCAAAATCATGTCCGCCTTGGTGATTTTGGAATATGGTCATCTTGATGACGAAGTGACGATCAGTCCCAAGGCGGCACGGGCGCATAAGACGCATCTGCGTTTGCGGACAGGGCAGATTTTTCGACTGGAAGACCTCTTGAAAGCCATGTTGATCATGTCTGCGAACGACGCCTGTCTAGCGGCCAGTGAACATGTGGGGGGTGATGAGGAGCGATTCGTCGATCTCATGAACGCCAAAGCCGCCGCGTTGGGGTTGCATAATACGCATTTCAGCAACGCCTGCGGGTTTGATGCGCCCGAGCACTATTCAACGGCCGAGGATCTGGCTAAGCTGAGCGAAGTTGCCTTGCACGACCCCGTCTTCAAGGATCTGGTCCGCGAAGAACGAGAAATCATCATGCCGATCAACGAGCACCGCGCCTATGTGTTGCGTACCACGAACCGCCTGCTGGGTCGAATCCCGGGTGTGCAAGGAGTCAAAACCGGGTTTACTTCCAAGGCCGGCCGTTGTCTGATTGCCAAGGTCTCCCAGGACGGGAGCGATCTGCTCCTTGTCATTCTCAACTCCAAACGACGGTGGAATACCGCGACCAGCCTGATCAATTACGGCCTTCGGCTTAGTTACAGCCGTACCGGCATGCCCCGTTGA
- a CDS encoding VCBS repeat-containing protein: MIRVFRSGSAAVRMAVWLLVMGGWVAVAACSKSDPYVPPDPFYYFASYPVGKNPTTVTTADFNRDQMTDLITTNISSNTISILYGNGDGTFRDQMQVRVCQEPRALALNDFNHDDRLDIVLACSGSDQISILFGRDNGKFEEGPQYPVHRAPVSVASEDLNGDGHPDLAVALRNDKIKIFLGNATGNFRPSMQYEHGDTPTSIGIKDFNGDGKPDLIVTNGGPMLSAVSVWMGNGDGTFRDPKDYKTGRRPLGVSFADFNSDGKLDLLVINGEGDSFTTLLGNGDGTFQPGRDAGADASPNFGMARDFDGDKIPDVAIVNLQSTDLSIIFGKGDGTFNYPPRNYRTKPGPFAVASYRVSADNVEEPGLVTADNGAGSVSVFLHRGWKGQAPASSPVRKTDE, from the coding sequence ATGATACGCGTGTTCCGGAGCGGCAGCGCAGCCGTGAGAATGGCCGTCTGGCTCCTGGTTATGGGCGGTTGGGTTGCTGTGGCGGCCTGCTCAAAGTCTGATCCGTACGTTCCCCCTGATCCCTTCTATTATTTCGCCAGTTATCCTGTCGGGAAAAACCCAACGACCGTCACGACGGCGGACTTCAACCGCGACCAGATGACGGATCTCATTACGACCAATATATCCAGCAACACGATTTCAATCCTCTATGGCAACGGCGATGGCACCTTTCGAGACCAAATGCAGGTCAGGGTGTGCCAAGAGCCGCGGGCCTTGGCGCTGAATGATTTCAACCACGATGACCGGCTCGATATTGTGTTGGCCTGTTCGGGGAGCGATCAAATCTCGATACTGTTCGGTCGCGACAACGGCAAGTTCGAGGAGGGGCCGCAGTATCCCGTGCACCGCGCGCCGGTTTCTGTGGCTAGTGAAGATTTGAATGGAGACGGCCATCCGGATTTAGCGGTCGCGTTGCGCAACGACAAGATCAAAATATTCCTCGGCAACGCGACCGGCAACTTTCGCCCCAGTATGCAATACGAGCACGGCGACACACCGACCTCCATCGGAATCAAGGATTTCAACGGAGACGGAAAGCCGGATCTGATCGTGACGAATGGCGGACCGATGCTGAGTGCCGTGTCGGTATGGATGGGTAATGGGGACGGCACCTTCCGGGATCCCAAGGACTATAAGACCGGGAGGCGCCCTCTTGGGGTGAGCTTTGCCGACTTCAACAGCGATGGCAAACTCGATTTGCTCGTGATCAACGGAGAGGGAGATAGTTTTACGACGCTATTGGGGAATGGGGACGGCACCTTTCAACCGGGAAGAGACGCCGGTGCCGATGCTAGTCCTAATTTCGGGATGGCCCGCGATTTTGACGGGGACAAGATTCCGGATGTCGCCATCGTTAACCTCCAGTCTACCGATCTCTCCATTATCTTTGGAAAGGGGGACGGCACCTTCAATTATCCTCCGAGAAATTACCGTACGAAGCCGGGGCCGTTCGCTGTCGCCAGTTATCGAGTGTCGGCAGACAACGTCGAAGAGCCCGGGCTTGTTACGGCGGACAACGGCGCGGGCAGCGTCTCGGTGTTTCTCCATCGCGGATGGAAGGGGCAGGCGCCGGCGTCATCTCCGGTACGGAAGACCGACGAGTGA